The following are encoded together in the Flavobacteriales bacterium genome:
- a CDS encoding choice-of-anchor L domain-containing protein, whose amino-acid sequence MAQSIAVSPATTAADVQNYVENVLLGSCVTASNITYNGAAVAAGTFNGNGTILGLNSGVLLTTGQAIVALGPDNANSIGAGNGLGGDPDLTVLASGFQTYDASILEFDFIPQSDTLRFNYIFGSEEYPEYVSSGYNDVFGFFISGPGIAGPFSGGAMNIALIPGTSTPVAIDNVNNGYSGSEPALNGPCTNCAYYVDNSNGPAVQYDAYTTVLTAVAVVTPCLTYHIKIAVADAGDGALDSGVFLEAGSFSAGGGEGAELNAITSVSGVYEGCDIGSFVFKRLSGASNAAPLTVAYNVSGTATPGADYTALPGTITIPAGQDSVILNIQGVLDFVTEGTETVVLGLVGGGCTCASPPTVSMDILDNDTQLSLSTSGTTTICLGQSANLTANPAGSISPYASGWNNGAPAGNNVTVSPTATTTYTYSVTDACAGQSLSSSETVTVVSPDFTVADDQQCFNGNVFNFTNTGATGGTVSHLWDFGDGNSSSFENPSYSYASSGNYTVTHYVIYIAQGCTASADASIMVFDEPAILAIVDQNVSCVGGSDGALSTFVSGGTAPFNYTWLPNNETTASISNLTVGNYTVNVTDANGCTDMVTASIIQDDSELPNAICQNATVQLNASGSATISATVVDNGSTDNCGIASLVVSPNAFTCAQLGPNPVVLTVTDVNGNVSTCNATVTVQDQIPPVAVCQDVSVTLDASGNASITAAQVDNGSTDNCAIQSISLNQNTFSCADVPSTTVTLTVTDASGNTSTCNATVTVNDVADPVAVCQNISVDLDATGNVSVTGSQLGSGSTDNCGVVDITVAPADFTCADIGDNSVSVTVVDASGNSASCSAIVSVADNLAPNAICQNTTVSLDAAGNASISTVDVDGGSTDNCGIDNMTVSPNTFTCAEIGSNAVVLTVTDVNGLVSSCNATVTVEDDLGPTAVCQDITVALDANGMATIVAAQIDNGSTDNCSGSVTLAVTPNSFDCTVSAPAQVELTVTDVAGNSSTCSATVILVENTAPTAVCQDIVIQLDATGNASIVGADVDGGSFDNCGVADLSVDPSTFDCSNIGANTVTLTASDANGNSSTCTATVTVQENVPPVALCLDITVELDASGAISVTTGDVDAGSSDNCGIVNLAIDQNSFDCSNVGPNSVTLTATDLNGNSSSCVSTVTVADVTAPTALCQDVLVQLDASGNASVNASQVDNGSTDNCAIASVSLTPNTFDCSTIGVTQAVLTVTDVNGNSSTCTTTITVEDNMPPTAICQNITIQLDASGNASIVASDVDGGSSDNCGVPTLAADPTTFNCSSLGANNVTLTATDANGNSASCVAIVTVQDNIDPAAVCQDIVVQLDASGSISIVAADVDAGSTDNCAVTDLTVTPNTFDCSNLGTATVTLTAMDATGNSSTCSANVTVEDNVPPTAICQDINVQLDASGNATIVPSQIDNGSSDLCGIATISLDITSFDCSNLGQNTVELSVVDNSGNASTCSATVTILDNVDPNAICQNLTVYLDAAGSVAADPADVDNGSTDNCAINSLSLSQADFFCADLGQEIITLTVSDQSGNTDNCVAVITVLDTISPVIANCPADIQFTPDSSDCTPSVTWTEPTESDNCTVTMTSNFQSGDNFPVGTTTVTYDAEDQSGNTAACSFTITIQPSAVVVEVSSPTLACGYNISCNGADDGEATANVSGGCSPYQFQWSNGQTTETAVGLAAGSYNVVVTDANGTQVTETILLTEPEPLVTESITSPTVIGGTNISCAGLADGSINLGILGGADCLDYDFFWTGENGYTAIEKDISDVVAGTYVVTVTDANGCSHLDSITLSEPEPIDVQSFPTTYNGFNVSCFGLSNGLINVEVSAGTAPYSYQWNTGETTQDIDSLSAGTYDVIVTDTNGCQLAQSITLSEPTDLTVNPTDTTSVTCFGTQNGQFVVQATGGVPTYSYLWSNGDVDPILNAVGVGVYEVLVTDLNGCQDSLELEMTSPSAIDVSVLQVTDATCFGFDDGSATILASGGVGPYDYNWIAIGQNTQTASGLEAGDYLYEVTDANGCVSADTVQVSEPDQIILITSNDTTVCPGTVVSLSVEASGGGGTYLITWDNGQGFGNSYETYITQTHNIPVTAVDQNGCTSVPNSVVVTTFAPVVAAFTETIVDACTFPVVVDFANNSTNANSFSWSFGNGDSSTQFLPTAVYDTAQAYRISLVATSADGCVDSTHKWLTIDPLPEANFAIPNPDGCFPILVGLFNQSGPMSSILWDFGDGQTSDEPNPYHLYENPGSYDVTLIVTNENGCMDTLTVDSAVFAFPRPIANFTPVLLSFPEPGNQYTLINSSTGGNEYNWTFGNGDGSQLFEPTYTYPEFGPYDIVLHVYNEYGCVDTAQTSIYIELTYGLFVPNAMVIDNPGDAGVFLPKGEGIGEYHAWVYDKWGNMLWESTELFNGSPSEGWDGRYKGKLVPQGAYVWKINAIFKNGIYWDGMEQPNGKPKIVGSVTVLY is encoded by the coding sequence ATGGCGCAATCAATTGCTGTATCTCCAGCTACAACCGCTGCAGATGTCCAGAATTACGTGGAGAATGTGCTGTTGGGTTCGTGCGTAACGGCTTCAAATATCACGTATAACGGAGCGGCTGTTGCAGCAGGAACGTTCAATGGAAATGGCACCATTCTAGGGCTTAATAGTGGAGTATTATTAACCACTGGACAAGCCATTGTTGCATTAGGGCCTGATAACGCAAATTCCATCGGTGCGGGTAATGGATTAGGTGGCGATCCTGACCTGACGGTTTTAGCATCGGGTTTTCAAACCTATGACGCGTCTATTTTGGAGTTTGATTTCATCCCGCAAAGCGACACGCTTAGATTCAATTACATTTTCGGCTCAGAAGAATATCCAGAATATGTGAGTTCGGGTTACAACGATGTTTTCGGGTTCTTCATTTCAGGCCCTGGAATTGCGGGTCCGTTTTCTGGAGGAGCAATGAATATTGCCTTGATTCCCGGAACAAGTACGCCTGTGGCAATCGATAACGTGAACAACGGCTATAGCGGTTCTGAACCAGCTCTGAACGGTCCGTGCACCAATTGTGCTTATTACGTGGATAATTCAAATGGTCCAGCGGTTCAGTACGATGCTTACACAACCGTGCTGACAGCAGTTGCTGTGGTAACTCCATGTTTAACGTACCATATTAAAATAGCGGTTGCTGATGCAGGAGACGGGGCTTTGGATTCGGGTGTTTTCTTAGAAGCAGGTAGTTTCTCTGCAGGCGGAGGAGAAGGTGCAGAACTGAATGCCATTACGAGCGTGTCTGGAGTGTATGAAGGTTGCGATATCGGAAGTTTTGTTTTCAAACGCTTGTCTGGAGCAAGCAACGCAGCTCCGCTTACTGTTGCTTACAATGTTTCAGGAACAGCTACTCCAGGCGCAGATTACACGGCTTTGCCTGGAACGATCACCATTCCAGCTGGGCAAGATTCAGTGATTCTCAATATTCAAGGTGTTTTGGATTTCGTGACGGAAGGAACAGAAACAGTAGTGTTGGGTCTAGTTGGTGGTGGCTGCACCTGCGCGTCCCCGCCAACTGTTTCCATGGATATTCTTGATAACGACACGCAACTTTCACTTTCGACATCTGGAACCACTACCATCTGTTTGGGTCAATCCGCCAATCTGACGGCCAATCCTGCTGGAAGTATTTCTCCGTATGCCAGCGGATGGAACAATGGCGCGCCTGCTGGCAATAATGTTACAGTATCGCCAACTGCTACAACCACATATACCTATTCAGTTACCGATGCTTGTGCCGGACAGAGCCTAAGCAGTTCCGAAACGGTTACGGTGGTTTCTCCAGATTTCACGGTGGCCGATGATCAGCAATGTTTCAACGGGAACGTGTTCAATTTTACCAACACCGGTGCCACGGGAGGAACGGTTTCTCATCTCTGGGATTTTGGTGATGGCAACAGTTCCTCCTTCGAAAATCCTAGTTACAGCTACGCATCTAGCGGAAATTATACTGTAACGCATTACGTCATTTACATTGCTCAAGGCTGCACGGCTTCTGCCGATGCGTCCATCATGGTTTTTGACGAACCAGCAATTCTCGCTATTGTTGATCAGAATGTTTCTTGTGTTGGAGGTTCGGATGGAGCGTTGAGTACGTTCGTATCTGGCGGAACGGCTCCTTTCAACTACACGTGGCTTCCGAATAATGAGACAACTGCTTCCATTTCCAACCTTACGGTTGGCAACTATACCGTAAACGTGACGGATGCCAACGGTTGTACAGACATGGTCACAGCGTCCATTATTCAGGATGATTCTGAATTGCCGAATGCCATTTGCCAAAATGCTACCGTACAGTTGAACGCAAGCGGAAGCGCAACCATTTCGGCCACGGTTGTAGATAATGGAAGTACGGACAACTGCGGAATTGCTTCGTTAGTGGTTTCTCCAAATGCTTTCACGTGTGCCCAACTTGGACCGAATCCTGTTGTGCTTACCGTTACGGATGTGAACGGAAATGTGAGCACTTGTAATGCTACCGTAACGGTTCAAGACCAGATTCCGCCTGTGGCGGTTTGTCAAGATGTTTCCGTGACCTTGGATGCATCGGGAAATGCTTCCATCACCGCAGCGCAGGTTGATAATGGCTCCACGGATAATTGTGCGATCCAGAGCATTTCGCTCAATCAAAATACGTTTAGTTGTGCTGATGTTCCTTCGACTACGGTAACGCTTACCGTTACAGACGCAAGCGGAAACACATCTACTTGCAATGCAACAGTAACGGTGAATGATGTGGCAGATCCAGTAGCTGTTTGCCAGAATATTTCTGTTGATCTGGATGCTACGGGCAACGTTTCAGTTACGGGAAGTCAGCTCGGTTCAGGTTCTACGGATAACTGTGGCGTTGTCGATATAACCGTTGCGCCAGCCGATTTTACCTGTGCTGATATTGGCGATAACTCGGTAAGCGTAACAGTTGTGGATGCGAGTGGAAATTCGGCATCATGTTCGGCAATCGTTTCAGTGGCTGACAACCTCGCTCCGAACGCTATTTGCCAGAATACTACCGTTTCGTTGGATGCTGCTGGAAACGCGAGCATCAGCACAGTTGATGTGGACGGAGGAAGTACTGATAATTGCGGAATTGACAACATGACCGTATCTCCGAATACATTCACGTGCGCAGAAATTGGGTCCAATGCGGTAGTGCTTACCGTAACGGATGTGAATGGACTTGTTTCTTCGTGCAACGCCACAGTAACCGTTGAGGACGATCTTGGCCCAACGGCCGTTTGTCAAGACATTACGGTTGCGTTGGATGCCAATGGAATGGCAACCATCGTAGCTGCGCAGATCGATAATGGTTCAACAGATAATTGCAGCGGTTCTGTGACGCTTGCTGTTACGCCTAATTCGTTCGATTGTACTGTGAGTGCGCCCGCTCAGGTAGAACTTACGGTTACTGATGTTGCAGGAAATTCTTCTACGTGCTCTGCAACCGTGATACTTGTGGAGAATACTGCTCCAACCGCAGTTTGTCAGGATATTGTCATTCAATTGGATGCAACTGGAAATGCAAGTATTGTTGGTGCCGATGTGGACGGAGGTTCGTTCGATAATTGCGGTGTGGCCGATCTTTCGGTTGATCCTTCGACATTCGATTGCAGCAACATCGGAGCAAATACCGTTACACTCACCGCGAGCGATGCAAACGGAAACAGCTCTACATGTACCGCAACGGTAACTGTTCAGGAAAATGTGCCGCCAGTTGCCTTATGCCTAGACATTACTGTGGAATTGGATGCTTCGGGCGCCATCAGCGTTACTACCGGAGACGTGGATGCAGGTAGTTCAGATAATTGCGGCATCGTCAATCTCGCTATTGACCAGAATTCGTTCGATTGTTCCAATGTTGGGCCGAATTCGGTTACACTCACAGCAACCGATCTTAACGGAAACAGCTCCAGTTGTGTTTCCACCGTTACTGTGGCTGATGTAACGGCTCCAACCGCGCTTTGCCAAGATGTTTTGGTGCAGTTGGATGCGAGCGGAAATGCAAGTGTCAATGCTTCGCAGGTCGATAATGGTTCAACCGATAATTGCGCCATTGCAAGCGTTTCATTAACGCCAAACACCTTCGATTGCTCGACAATTGGAGTAACTCAAGCAGTGCTGACGGTAACCGATGTGAACGGAAATTCTTCTACCTGCACGACTACGATCACGGTGGAAGATAACATGCCTCCAACAGCCATTTGTCAGAATATTACTATTCAGTTGGATGCCTCAGGAAACGCAAGTATTGTGGCTTCCGATGTGGATGGAGGTTCCTCAGACAATTGTGGAGTTCCAACTCTCGCTGCCGATCCAACAACCTTCAATTGTTCGAGTCTAGGTGCGAATAACGTGACACTTACTGCCACGGATGCCAATGGGAATTCAGCCTCATGTGTTGCCATCGTAACGGTCCAAGACAACATCGATCCAGCTGCCGTTTGTCAAGATATCGTAGTTCAGTTAGATGCCAGCGGAAGCATTTCCATCGTGGCCGCTGATGTAGACGCTGGAAGTACAGACAATTGTGCTGTCACGGATCTAACCGTTACTCCAAACACGTTCGATTGTTCAAATCTTGGAACCGCAACCGTGACACTCACCGCTATGGATGCCACTGGGAATTCTTCTACCTGCTCGGCCAATGTTACCGTGGAGGATAACGTTCCGCCAACGGCTATTTGTCAGGATATCAATGTCCAGTTAGATGCGAGTGGAAATGCAACCATCGTTCCATCGCAGATAGATAATGGGTCGTCTGATCTTTGCGGAATTGCCACTATTAGTTTAGATATCACTTCGTTCGATTGTTCCAATTTGGGACAGAATACGGTTGAACTGAGTGTGGTGGATAACAGCGGCAACGCTTCAACGTGTTCGGCTACGGTAACCATTTTGGATAATGTTGATCCGAACGCAATCTGCCAAAACCTGACTGTTTATTTAGATGCAGCAGGCAGCGTTGCGGCTGATCCAGCCGATGTAGATAATGGCTCAACAGATAATTGCGCCATTAACTCGTTGTCGCTTTCTCAGGCCGATTTCTTCTGTGCCGATCTTGGTCAGGAAATCATCACGCTAACCGTTTCGGATCAAAGTGGAAACACAGACAATTGTGTTGCAGTCATTACTGTTTTGGATACGATTTCGCCAGTAATAGCTAATTGTCCAGCTGACATTCAGTTTACACCGGATAGTTCAGATTGTACGCCATCCGTTACTTGGACAGAACCGACCGAAAGTGATAATTGCACCGTTACCATGACGAGCAATTTCCAATCGGGAGATAATTTCCCAGTTGGAACCACAACGGTAACATACGATGCTGAGGATCAGTCAGGCAACACAGCTGCGTGCTCATTTACCATTACCATTCAGCCATCGGCAGTTGTTGTGGAGGTTTCATCGCCAACACTTGCCTGCGGTTACAATATCAGTTGTAATGGTGCCGATGATGGTGAGGCAACTGCCAACGTTTCTGGGGGATGTTCACCCTATCAATTCCAATGGTCGAATGGTCAGACAACTGAGACTGCGGTAGGATTGGCTGCAGGTTCGTACAACGTTGTGGTAACTGATGCCAATGGAACACAGGTAACAGAAACAATTTTGCTTACTGAACCAGAACCGTTGGTAACCGAAAGTATTACAAGTCCAACGGTTATTGGCGGTACAAACATCTCGTGCGCAGGCTTGGCTGATGGGTCCATCAACCTAGGCATACTTGGCGGAGCCGATTGTTTGGACTACGATTTTTTCTGGACGGGCGAGAATGGATACACGGCCATCGAGAAAGACATTTCTGACGTTGTGGCCGGAACGTATGTGGTTACCGTGACAGATGCGAATGGTTGCTCTCATTTGGATAGCATTACACTATCAGAACCAGAACCAATTGATGTTCAGTCATTTCCAACGACCTATAACGGATTCAATGTTTCTTGTTTTGGTCTTTCAAACGGACTCATCAATGTGGAGGTTTCTGCCGGAACAGCTCCTTATTCCTATCAATGGAATACGGGCGAAACAACGCAGGATATAGATTCGCTTTCGGCAGGTACGTATGATGTGATCGTAACTGATACCAACGGTTGTCAGCTTGCGCAAAGCATCACGCTTTCTGAACCTACCGACCTCACTGTAAATCCGACAGATACGACTTCCGTAACTTGTTTTGGAACTCAAAATGGCCAGTTTGTGGTTCAAGCTACTGGTGGCGTTCCAACATATTCATACTTATGGTCAAATGGAGATGTTGACCCCATTTTGAATGCCGTTGGTGTTGGAGTTTACGAAGTGCTCGTTACCGACCTGAATGGTTGCCAGGATTCGCTGGAGCTGGAAATGACCAGCCCATCTGCAATTGATGTGAGCGTCCTTCAAGTAACCGATGCCACGTGTTTCGGTTTTGATGATGGAAGCGCAACAATTTTGGCAAGTGGTGGAGTTGGCCCATACGATTACAATTGGATTGCAATTGGCCAAAATACCCAGACTGCTTCGGGTCTTGAAGCGGGCGATTATCTCTATGAAGTAACCGATGCCAATGGTTGCGTGTCCGCAGACACAGTTCAGGTGTCAGAGCCGGATCAGATCATTCTTATCACATCAAATGATACAACGGTCTGTCCGGGAACGGTTGTTTCCTTAAGTGTGGAAGCGAGTGGAGGTGGAGGAACGTATCTCATCACTTGGGACAACGGACAAGGCTTTGGCAATAGCTATGAAACGTACATCACGCAAACACATAATATTCCGGTGACTGCTGTTGATCAGAACGGCTGTACGTCTGTGCCAAACTCGGTTGTCGTTACCACTTTTGCGCCAGTTGTAGCCGCATTTACCGAGACCATTGTTGATGCATGTACCTTCCCTGTTGTAGTTGATTTTGCGAACAATAGCACCAATGCCAACAGCTTCAGTTGGTCCTTTGGTAACGGAGATTCTTCAACGCAGTTTCTCCCCACAGCAGTTTACGATACAGCGCAAGCATACAGGATTTCTTTGGTGGCCACTTCTGCGGACGGATGTGTGGATTCTACCCACAAATGGTTGACAATTGACCCATTACCAGAAGCGAATTTTGCTATTCCAAATCCGGACGGATGCTTCCCAATTCTGGTTGGACTGTTCAATCAAAGTGGACCAATGTCTTCTATTCTTTGGGATTTTGGCGATGGTCAGACCAGCGATGAACCGAATCCATATCACCTTTACGAAAACCCCGGAAGTTATGATGTGACGTTAATTGTCACCAACGAAAATGGTTGTATGGACACTTTGACTGTTGATTCTGCCGTATTCGCTTTTCCGAGGCCAATAGCCAACTTCACACCGGTTCTTTTGTCTTTTCCAGAACCAGGAAATCAGTACACGTTGATCAATAGTTCTACAGGTGGAAACGAATACAATTGGACATTCGGAAATGGAGACGGTTCGCAGCTTTTTGAACCCACATACACATATCCTGAGTTCGGTCCCTATGATATCGTCCTACACGTGTACAATGAGTATGGCTGTGTTGATACCGCCCAAACCTCTATTTATATTGAATTGACTTACGGCTTATTTGTGCCTAATGCGATGGTGATCGATAATCCTGGAGATGCTGGCGTTTTCTTGCCTAAAGGCGAAGGAATTGGCGAGTATCATGCGTGGGTTTACGACAAATGGGGCAACATGCTATGGGAATCTACGGAGCTGTTCAATGGAAGCCCTTCCGAAGGTTGGGACGGGCGTTACAAAGGAAAACTCGTTCCACAGGGAGCTTATGTTTGGAAGATAAATGCCATTTTCAAGAACGGTATTTATTGGGATGGAATGGAACAACCAAATGGAAAACCCAAAATTGTTGGTTCAGTAACGGTCCTTTATTGA
- a CDS encoding Na/Pi cotransporter family protein → MDFGFVDLLQLIGALGFFIYGMKVMSDGIQKVAGSKMREILSAMTSNRFLGVLTGFLVTALVQSSSATTVMIVSFVNAGLLSLVQSIGVIMGANIGTTITAWLISILGFKVKISAVALPIIAVAFPMLFSSRTSINSWAHVLIGFAILFMGLDELKNSVPDLKSNPQILSFLQHYAHMGYLSTFIFIIVGTVITLVVQSSSAAMALTLVMCNEGWIPFELAAAMVLGENIGTTVTANLAALVGNVHAKRAAAAHFIFNVFGVAWMFLLFPFFLRGISWYMAKYMNMFPSSASENFNPEHIPIALSIFHTSFNILNVILLVGTVPLIAKAVIKLIPSKGDDADFSLEFIGRGLVQTPEISLVEVENEIIKFGKLNIKGVEKISNLIEETEYRKQQKLLTQIKEYEEHTDLIELKVAEFLMELAKAPLSNEGSRRVQSFLSVVNHMESIGDIYYQMSRSVEQKIEKKIWFEENHRIDLREMKTNVIKAMQLMMKNISKDPEKIVLDEAVAVETKLNELRDAFRAKNFKRIEKRKVSLEAGLIYMDLVSGYEKIGDNVIHVSQALRGDHLDLEDEIAK, encoded by the coding sequence ATGGATTTCGGTTTTGTAGATCTTCTTCAATTGATCGGTGCCCTCGGGTTCTTCATTTATGGAATGAAGGTGATGAGCGATGGCATTCAGAAAGTGGCCGGTTCAAAAATGCGCGAGATCCTAAGCGCCATGACCTCGAACCGTTTCTTGGGAGTGCTTACTGGATTTTTAGTCACGGCACTGGTTCAATCATCTTCGGCCACAACGGTGATGATCGTAAGCTTTGTGAACGCAGGGCTCTTGAGTCTGGTTCAGTCCATTGGTGTGATCATGGGCGCAAACATCGGCACCACCATCACAGCTTGGCTCATTTCTATTTTGGGCTTCAAGGTCAAGATATCTGCTGTAGCGCTTCCCATAATTGCCGTTGCGTTCCCAATGCTCTTTTCGTCACGAACATCCATCAATTCGTGGGCGCATGTACTTATTGGTTTTGCCATTCTATTCATGGGATTGGATGAGTTGAAGAATTCCGTGCCCGACCTCAAATCAAATCCACAGATACTCAGTTTCCTTCAGCATTATGCCCACATGGGTTATCTGTCGACCTTCATTTTCATCATTGTCGGTACAGTAATAACGTTGGTGGTGCAATCATCCAGCGCTGCCATGGCGCTTACACTGGTGATGTGCAATGAAGGTTGGATACCATTTGAGCTTGCGGCCGCTATGGTGTTGGGCGAAAATATCGGAACAACCGTTACGGCAAATTTGGCTGCGCTTGTTGGAAACGTGCATGCAAAGCGAGCTGCGGCAGCTCACTTTATTTTCAATGTTTTTGGAGTTGCCTGGATGTTCTTGTTGTTCCCGTTCTTCCTACGTGGAATTTCGTGGTATATGGCCAAATACATGAATATGTTCCCGTCATCGGCAAGCGAAAATTTCAATCCTGAACACATTCCGATTGCCCTTTCTATTTTCCATACAAGCTTCAATATTCTCAATGTGATTCTTCTTGTTGGCACGGTTCCGCTCATCGCTAAAGCAGTGATCAAACTCATTCCTTCAAAAGGAGATGATGCTGATTTCAGTCTCGAATTCATCGGAAGAGGGCTGGTTCAAACTCCAGAAATATCGTTGGTGGAAGTGGAGAACGAGATCATCAAATTCGGCAAACTGAACATCAAAGGCGTTGAGAAGATCAGCAACCTGATTGAAGAAACTGAATACCGTAAGCAACAGAAGTTGCTTACTCAGATCAAGGAATATGAAGAACACACCGACCTGATTGAACTGAAAGTGGCCGAATTCCTGATGGAATTGGCTAAGGCACCATTATCAAACGAGGGCTCAAGAAGGGTTCAATCGTTTCTTTCTGTGGTCAATCATATGGAATCGATTGGTGATATCTACTATCAAATGTCCCGCTCTGTAGAGCAAAAGATCGAGAAGAAGATCTGGTTTGAAGAAAACCACCGAATTGATCTTCGAGAGATGAAAACGAACGTCATCAAAGCCATGCAATTGATGATGAAAAACATCTCTAAAGACCCCGAAAAAATTGTTTTGGATGAAGCCGTTGCCGTTGAAACCAAGCTCAACGAACTGAGAGATGCATTCAGAGCAAAGAATTTCAAACGTATTGAGAAGAGGAAAGTGAGCTTAGAAGCTGGACTGATCTATATGGATCTGGTAAGTGGATATGAGAAGATCGGTGACAATGTGATCCATGTGTCTCAAGCCTTGCGTGGAGATCATTTGGATCTGGAAGATGAAATCGCCAAATAG
- a CDS encoding glycosyltransferase family 39 protein translates to MDEPFTIFHSQQSLSELMELFRNENNPPLFFLIMHFWIGLFGIEAEAIRVVPVVISALTAPVILVVVRRHFDEFTAWSVAIMFLLSDLHQYQAHDARAYPLFILLTVWSLHHFLSLVEKPSKLHVIGLGVSGALLIYNHFLGSVVLMSYAIVTLASKQLRVRILLYMIGAGAVVVLAFLPYAPILFHRLSVTAENGGTWVPKPGFEGLYNLLWAFCNQPVVVVSVLTVMAFGIIFSFKNRQFPSTKEGVIYALFLIPYLGLFVSSQWFPVYMSRYLSFISIAFFLTVIRLSLKIIPNKWMVVPAFLLVIGFVASFQPKQGHQTDERVMIEHLMSVRNPNEAILVNPEWTKLSFAYHFSRSIFKDHTHLNERLNRENIFPVYSIKDLPEGFKDKFSVAYQITPVNNNSDWIQNFKSDIQVNYPNVRTDTAISENMLLVYRK, encoded by the coding sequence ATGGACGAACCGTTCACGATTTTCCATTCTCAGCAATCTCTTTCTGAGTTGATGGAGCTTTTCCGAAATGAAAACAATCCGCCTCTTTTCTTTCTTATAATGCATTTTTGGATTGGCCTATTCGGTATAGAAGCCGAAGCCATACGTGTAGTTCCGGTTGTAATTAGCGCACTAACGGCACCCGTGATTCTGGTGGTGGTAAGACGGCATTTTGATGAATTCACGGCTTGGTCTGTGGCAATCATGTTTCTGCTTTCTGATCTTCATCAATACCAAGCACATGATGCACGTGCTTACCCTCTTTTCATATTGCTCACGGTTTGGAGCTTACATCACTTTCTTTCGCTAGTTGAAAAACCATCGAAATTGCATGTGATTGGATTAGGTGTTTCTGGTGCCCTTCTTATTTATAATCACTTTTTGGGTTCAGTTGTGCTGATGTCTTATGCCATTGTGACGCTAGCTTCCAAGCAGTTAAGGGTAAGAATCCTGCTTTACATGATAGGAGCTGGAGCTGTTGTTGTACTTGCTTTCTTGCCTTACGCGCCAATCCTATTTCATAGACTGAGCGTTACTGCTGAAAATGGCGGTACTTGGGTTCCTAAACCTGGTTTTGAAGGACTGTACAACCTACTTTGGGCATTCTGCAATCAACCGGTAGTTGTTGTAAGTGTTCTGACCGTAATGGCATTTGGAATCATATTCAGTTTTAAAAATCGCCAATTTCCGAGCACAAAAGAAGGAGTTATCTACGCCTTATTCCTGATTCCATACCTAGGTTTGTTTGTCAGTTCGCAATGGTTTCCTGTGTATATGAGCAGATATCTTTCGTTCATCTCCATTGCTTTTTTCCTTACCGTTATTCGATTATCACTTAAAATCATACCGAACAAATGGATGGTAGTTCCAGCATTTCTGCTGGTAATCGGCTTTGTAGCTTCGTTCCAACCGAAACAAGGCCATCAAACAGATGAAAGAGTGATGATTGAGCATCTAATGTCTGTTCGAAATCCCAACGAGGCCATACTCGTTAACCCAGAGTGGACCAAACTGAGTTTCGCCTATCATTTCAGCCGGAGTATTTTCAAAGATCATACTCACCTAAACGAAAGACTGAATAGAGAAAACATTTTTCCTGTGTATTCCATCAAAGACCTTCCTGAAGGGTTTAAGGATAAATTTTCGGTTGCATATCAGATCACACCGGTCAATAATAATTCGGACTGGATTCAGAACTTCAAAAGCGATATTCAAGTCAATTATCCGAACGTTAGAACCGACACCGCCATTTCAGAAAACATGCTTTTGGTTTACAGGAAATGA